From Micromonas commoda chromosome 3, complete sequence, a single genomic window includes:
- a CDS encoding predicted protein, producing MATTGDAREAEPLLGGGDTGAPASWWPRGRVGALVAGAMLVLLGLCAGSAVGPMPTGLSRLGDDDAAPAPTYPAAEEPPLLDPLVSFNTPRCRQTRASLARVTNHDGDVVVIPELRAVYVDIVKAASESIRSALEDNFHASWSADLGQYKHPVTGRPQRSSTSYLTDDVLANYTFFTFVRDPNTRFRSSYEQAICRERCTLCTARGAGTMYTPTIAEITAFLQGRLMHFYGDIALRGERSDEITLQEAWVDEHFESQILRLSGATKDGTPVPLNFVGRVESFEHDWARLMDHLGVKEGDPRRVTPGHQEHACDIPERGKVVQRQRASPVTTLEKVAVAALYHDDFECLGIMASWKDGLEGLRERNVTELACVMMSSQKPPYSAEVLEEARKSARKVEGGFASRSKHAKEYAAKVAAKKGDLVKKIVKVMPEGVQKEHYQEAIATAAMIDKAAAEAEAQAKTEVKPEVKVEVKPEVKVEVKPEVETEAKPMDVDPPSQQPSSQGTILRQPSDTAAAMAQVEKEPLIKTILRRVLERHEIKYHLSTLELDAKRKYSAKAASAVSHAMKKYNEHVEARNAKLPPAQRKPGLGEAALVEHITSQAHKMLLAKLKEAAEPKKEEPPAAPKPGDASFVPAARPPGMEGKSFDDLVQYWKRLGELRVAYLPRVRQTLPMLQKYSRGVGQVAANAENFAKMTEHTLIPLLSQTADEPMMTAKFTMDELAALEGHVKKLVALAGGRGVNEVPAPAPAAPKPAPADEATAGDTKRKRDGEEEEDGEGGDRKRAKTEDAPEPEPEPEPMPAPRAPSAFTGLTSCAPDHAHAQPAPPMPSALEGTSEKRPPGKSVGCPVAAEEGELVAAAVYSSDDVSYWAPDGELLRRALEGEVIAGTTKSAAMFKAFEELKEVFSSA from the exons CAACACGCCGCGGTGTCGAcagacgcgcgcgtcgctcgcgcgggtgaccaaccacgacggcgacgtcgtggtcatccccgagctccgcgcggtgtACGTCGACATCGTCAAGGCCGCGTCCGAGTCCATTCgctcggcgctcgaggacaACTTCCACGCCAGCTGGAGCGCGGATTTGGGACAGTACAAGCATCCGGTCACCGGTAGACCGCAAAGGAGCAGCACGTCCTACCTCAccgacgacgtgctcgccAACTACACCTTCTTCACCTTCGTCAGGGACCCCAACACCCGGTTCCGGTCGTCGTACGAGCAAGCCATCTGCAGGGAGCGATGCACGCTGTGcaccgcgaggggcgcgggtaCCATGTACACGCCGACGATCGCCGAGATCACCGCCTTTTTACAGGGAAGGTTGATGCATTTCTACGGCGACATCGCGCTGAGGGGTGAGAGGTCGGATGAGATTACGCTGCAGGAGGCGTGGGTGGACGAGCACTTCGAGTCACAGATTCTTCGGCTGAGCGGCGCGACCAAGGATGGCACGCCGGTGCCTTTGAACTTCGTGGGGCGGGTGGAGAGCTTCGAGCACGATTGGGCGCGACTCATGGACCACCTCGGAGTCAAGGAaggggacccgcggcgggtcacGCCGGGTCACCAGGAGCACGCGTGCGACATCCCGGAGCGAGGTAAGGTCGTGCAGAGgcagcgcgcgtcgccggtgaccaCGCTGGAGAAGGTGGCAGTCGCGGCGCTGTACCACGACGACTTCGAGTGCCTGGG GATCATGGCGTCCTGGAAGGATGGACTCGAGGGTCTTCGCGAAAGAAATGTGACAGAGCTCGCATGCGTCATGATGTCCTCCCAGAAGCCCCCGTACTCCGCGGAGGtcctggaggaggcgcgcaaGTCCGCGAGGAAGGTGGAGGGCGGGTTCGCGAGCAGGAGCAAGCACGCGAAGGAGTACGCGGCCAAGGTGGCTGCGAAGAAGGGCGACCTGGTCAAGAAGATCGTCAAGGTGATGCCCGAGGGAGTGCAGAAGGAACACTACCAGGAGgcgatcgccaccgcggcgatgatcgacaaggcggcggccgaggcggaagCCCAGGCGAAGACCGAGGTGAAGCCGGAGGTGAAGGTCGAGGTGAAGCCGGAGGTGAAGGTCGAGGTGAAGCCGGAGGTGGAGACGGAGGCCAAGCCCATGGACGTTGACCCACCGTCGCAGCAGCCTTCGTCCCAGGGTACCATCCTTCGGCAGCCGtccgacaccgccgcggcgatggcgcaggTCGAGAAGGAGCCCCTCATCAAGACGATCCTTCGAAGAGTTCTGGAACGCCACGAGATCAAGTACCACCTCTCaacgctcgagctcgacgccaagAGGAAGTACTCGGCCAaagccgcgtccgcggtaTCTCACGCGATGAAAAAGTACAACGAGCACGTggaggcgaggaacgcgaagCTTCCACCCGCGCAGCGCAAGCCGGGCCTGGGAGaagcggcgctcgtcgagcacATCACCTCGCAGGCGCACAAGATGTTGCTCGCCAAGTtgaaggaggcggccgagcccaagaaggaggagccccccgccgcgcccaagcccggcgacgcgtcgttcgtgcccgccgcgcgtccccccgGGATGGAGGGCAAGAGcttcgacgacctcgtccaGTACTGGAAAcggctcggcgagctccgggTCGCGTACCTGCCCCGGGTCAGGCAGACCCTCCCGATGCTCCAGAAGTACAGCAGGGGCGTCGGTCAGGTGGCGGCAAACGCGGAAAACTTCGCGAAGATGACCGAACACACGCTGATTCCACTGCTGTCGCAGACGGCGGATGAGCCGATGATGACGGCCAAGTTCACCATGGACGAgctggcggcgctcgagggacACGTGAAGAAACTGGTGGCACTCGCGGGTGGCCGCGGGGTGAACGAggtgcccgcgcccgcgcccgcggcgcccaaaccggcaccggcggacgaggcgaccgcgggtgATACCAAGAGGAagcgcgacggggaagaggaggaggatggggaaGGCGGCGACCGGAAGCGGGCCAAGACGGAGGACGcaccggagccggagccggagccggagccgatGCCGgccccgcgtgcgccgtcCGCGTTCACGGGTCTcacgtcgtgcgcgccggatcacgcgcacgcgcagcccgcgccgccgatgccgtccgcgctcgagggtACGTCCGAGAAGAGGCCGCCCGGGAAGAGCGTCGGTTGCCcagtcgccgcggaggagggagagctcgtcgcggcggcggtgtacTCCAGCGACGATGTGTCGTACTGGGCGCCGGACGGGGAGCTgctgcggcgcgcgctggaAGGGGAGGTGatcgcggggacgacgaaaTCGGCGGCGATGTTCAAGGCGTTTGAGGAGCTGAAGGAGGTGTTCTCGTCGGCGTGA
- a CDS encoding predicted protein codes for MPEAGGNLSAVRGEDQFGRTLWEKGKNGALVVVKYGAAWCKHCPMMLPEFGAAARRHPEAHFVLADVDTLPETGKDIRFTPTFSFYRSGVKLDEITRTSPQQLRDHVWMHAPDKPYVPDDA; via the coding sequence ATGCCGGAAGCCGGAGGCAACCTGAGCGCGGTGCGCGGGGAAGATCAATTCGGTAGGACGCTCTGGGAGAAGGGCAAGAATGGCGCGCTGGTGGTGGTCAAatacggcgccgcgtggtGCAAACACTGCCCGATGATGCTCCCGGAGTTTggtgccgcggcgcgtcggcacccggaGGCGCACTtcgtcctcgcggacgtggacACCCTACCGGAAACCGGCAAGGACATCAGGTTCACGCCCACGTTTTCGTTTTACCGCAGCGGCGTAAAGCTCGACGAGAtcacgcgcacgtcgccgcagCAGCTGAGGGACCACGTCTGGATGCACGCGCCGGACAAGCCGTACGTGCCGGACGATGCGTGA
- a CDS encoding predicted protein, protein MAEIDHAACLVAAELAARAAGEEIKAAWDAERDVEYKGTVDLVTATDKKCEDLIFDMLQSKFPTHAFVGEESVAAADGKLPEIGDEPTWFVDPLDGTTNFVHAFPFSCVSIGLAVKKKPVIGVVFNPISNECFTAVVGNGARLNGKPISVSKVSDLGKALIGTEIGVSRDAATVDAIMGRVRACVENARSLRCSGSCAMNMVGVAMGRLDGFYEIGFGGPWDCVGAAVIVTEAGGVVCDPSGKPFELTARRVLCGNPDIAPALTKVLTAIPDGPLEPQAP, encoded by the coding sequence ATGGCCGAAATAGACCACGCCGCGtgcctcgtcgccgctgagCTTGCGGCGCGGGCCGCCGGCGAAGAGATCAAGGCGGCGtgggacgccgagcgcgatgtTGAGTATAAGGGCACCGTCGATCTGGTGACCGCGACGGATAAGAAATGCGAGGACCTCATCTTCGACATGCTCCAGAGCAAGTTcccgacgcacgcgttcGTCGGGGAGGAATctgtcgcggcggcggacggcaaGCTCCCAGAGATCGGCGATGAACCCACGTGGTTCGTTGATcccctcgacggcaccacGAACTTCGTCCATGCGTTTCCCTTCTCGTGCGTCTCCATCGGGCTCGCGGTGAAAAAGAAGCCCGTGATCGGCGTGGTGTTCAATCCCATCTCGAACGAGTGCTTCACCGCGGTCGTGGGCAATGGCGCTAGGCTCAATGGCAAGCCGATATCGGTCAGCAAGGTATCGGATCTCGGCAAAGCGCTGATCGGCACGGAGATCGGCGTCAGCagggacgccgccaccgtcgacgccatcatGGGCAGGGTGAGGGCCTGCGTGGAGAACGCTCGGTCGCTCCGATGCTCGGGCTCGTGCGCGATGAACATGGTGGGCGTCGCCATGGGACGACTGGACGGGTTCTACGAGATCGGGTTCGGCGGTCCGTGGGACtgcgtgggcgcggcggtgatcgTGACCGAGGCGGGCGGAGTGGTGTGCGATCCCAGCGGGAAGCCCTTCGAGCTGACCGCCAGGCGGGTGCTCTGCGGGAACCCGGacatcgcgccggcgctcacGAAGGTCCTGACCGCCATCCCGGACGGGCCGCTGGAGCCGCAAGCGCCTTGA